The following are from one region of the Flavobacteriaceae bacterium UJ101 genome:
- a CDS encoding thioredoxin-like protein YneN (Belongs to the thioredoxin family; Contains 1 thioredoxin domain.) yields the protein MKKNLILLISVLTLCFSCKTSVKEELKEQSVEPNMQSFTVTEETIKKDMKGNIISSEEFQKLMSTGKYILNPKVEDGKMIEAQIVEADDDQLTMLKKMKANQDKINYEAPDFDVVDIEGNSFKLSDLKDKTIVLTFWFTNCKPCIEEIPILNQLVEENRDVIFLGMATDKKEIIETFLEKHPFKYTIIANSSDISSLYEVVAFPTHIIIKNGKVVYKKMGVTSDIKMELQNAIEGKKEKQKNDKTSKDIMLTSDSDIRNEKGEKLEMMKAVEMINSQKYSMENTTDKEGNQYILIREN from the coding sequence ATGAAAAAAAATCTAATTTTATTAATTTCAGTATTAACACTATGTTTTAGTTGCAAAACATCAGTTAAAGAAGAATTAAAAGAACAGTCTGTCGAGCCCAATATGCAGAGCTTTACTGTGACTGAGGAAACTATAAAAAAAGATATGAAAGGCAATATTATATCTAGTGAAGAGTTTCAAAAGCTTATGAGTACAGGAAAATATATTCTTAATCCAAAAGTTGAAGATGGTAAAATGATAGAGGCTCAAATAGTAGAAGCAGATGATGATCAATTAACCATGTTAAAAAAAATGAAAGCTAATCAAGATAAAATTAATTATGAGGCTCCTGATTTTGATGTAGTTGATATTGAAGGGAATAGTTTTAAATTAAGTGATTTAAAGGATAAAACAATTGTTTTAACTTTTTGGTTTACAAATTGTAAGCCTTGTATTGAAGAAATTCCTATTTTAAATCAATTGGTTGAAGAAAATAGAGATGTAATATTTCTTGGTATGGCAACTGATAAAAAAGAAATTATAGAAACTTTTTTAGAAAAGCACCCTTTTAAATATACTATTATTGCTAACTCTTCTGATATATCAAGTTTATATGAAGTAGTTGCTTTTCCAACACATATAATAATCAAAAATGGTAAAGTCGTTTATAAAAAAATGGGGGTTACATCGGACATTAAAATGGAGTTGCAAAATGCAATAGAAGGTAAAAAGGAAAAACAAAAAAATGATAAAACTTCAAAAGACATAATGTTAACTTCTGATAGTGATATTAGAAATGAAAAAGGGGAGAAGTTAGAAATGATGAAAGCTGTTGAAATGATAAATAGTCAAAAATATAGTATGGAAAATACAACAGACAAAGAAGGTAATCAATATATCTTGATAAGGGAAAATTAA
- the PRDX|ahpC gene encoding peroxiredoxin (Involved in redox regulation of the cell. Protects radical-sensitive enzymes from oxidative damage by a radical- generating system. Belongs to the AhpC/TSA family; Contains 1 thioredoxin domain.; KEGG: aza:AZKH_1283 peroxiredoxin (alkyl hydroperoxide reductase subunit C)) yields the protein MAVLVGKKAPAFSSAAVINGGEFVENFTLDQYKGKYVVLFFYPKDFTFVCPTELHAFQERLADFKERNVEVVAVSTDTEQSHWGWLQLPKSQGGIQGVTYPMVADTNKTISYNYDVLAGDWEYNENGDLEAKGEMVAYRGLFLIDTEGIVRHQIVNDLPLGRNVDEAIRMVDALQFFEENGEVCPANWQKGSEGMKADHEGVAEYLAQN from the coding sequence ATGGCAGTATTAGTTGGAAAAAAAGCCCCTGCATTTTCAAGTGCAGCTGTAATTAACGGAGGAGAGTTTGTTGAAAACTTCACATTAGATCAATATAAAGGGAAATATGTAGTGTTATTCTTTTATCCAAAAGATTTTACATTTGTTTGCCCTACAGAATTACATGCTTTTCAAGAGCGTTTAGCAGATTTTAAAGAAAGAAATGTAGAAGTTGTTGCAGTATCTACTGATACAGAGCAATCTCACTGGGGATGGTTACAATTACCAAAATCTCAAGGAGGGATTCAAGGTGTTACATATCCAATGGTTGCTGATACAAACAAAACCATTTCATACAATTATGATGTACTTGCTGGAGACTGGGAGTATAATGAAAATGGTGATTTAGAAGCAAAAGGAGAAATGGTAGCTTACCGTGGATTATTTTTAATCGATACAGAAGGAATTGTACGTCACCAGATTGTAAATGACTTACCTTTAGGAAGAAATGTAGATGAAGCAATTCGTATGGTAGATGCTTTACAATTCTTCGAAGAAAATGGTGAAGTTTGTCCTGCAAATTGGCAAAAAGGGAGCGAAGGAATGAAAGCAGACCACGAAGGAGTTGCTGAATATCTAGCTCAAAATTAA
- the miaA|TRIT1 gene encoding tRNA dimethylallyltransferase (Catalyzes the transfer of a dimethylallyl group onto the adenine at position 37 in tRNAs that read codons beginning with uridine, leading to the formation of N6-(dimethylallyl)adenosine (i(6)A); Belongs to the IPP transferase family.; KEGG: gdj:Gdia_1778 tRNA dimethylallyltransferase) translates to MNKKDKTLISICGPTAIGKTALSITLAQELKTEILSCDSRQFFKELKIGTAPPDEKELAQVQHHFIHHLSIFDSYSVGDFERDALKKLNQLFQQYDTVIMVGGSGLYEKAVTEGLDNFPEVDSTIRERLNHQFETDGIKPLQEELKKRDPSFFKEIDIQNHKRLIRALEICIGTEKPYSSFRKNQSKSRDFNIIKIGLNLDRETLYERINLRVDKMMEVGLLEEAKQYYPNRKLNALQTVGYREFFRYFEGEIELDFAIEEVKKNTRRFAKRQLTWFKKDQKIKWFAPHEKEEILHYIKGK, encoded by the coding sequence ATGAATAAGAAAGATAAAACATTAATTAGCATATGTGGGCCGACTGCCATTGGGAAGACGGCCCTTTCTATTACATTAGCTCAAGAATTAAAAACTGAAATCTTGTCATGTGACTCCAGACAATTTTTTAAAGAATTGAAAATAGGAACAGCTCCACCTGATGAAAAAGAATTAGCACAAGTTCAACATCATTTCATCCATCATCTTTCAATATTTGATTCATACAGCGTAGGAGATTTTGAACGTGATGCCTTAAAAAAGTTAAATCAACTTTTTCAACAATATGATACAGTAATTATGGTAGGAGGATCTGGACTTTATGAAAAAGCAGTGACAGAAGGTTTAGACAACTTTCCTGAAGTAGATTCTACTATTCGAGAAAGATTAAATCATCAATTTGAAACAGATGGTATAAAACCACTACAAGAAGAATTAAAAAAACGAGATCCTTCTTTCTTTAAAGAAATTGATATTCAAAACCATAAACGATTAATACGAGCATTAGAAATTTGTATTGGAACAGAGAAACCATATTCTTCATTTAGAAAAAACCAATCAAAAAGCCGTGATTTTAACATTATTAAAATAGGTTTAAATTTAGATCGAGAAACCCTATATGAAAGAATTAACTTACGAGTAGACAAAATGATGGAAGTAGGCTTGTTAGAAGAAGCTAAACAATATTACCCTAATCGAAAATTAAATGCATTACAAACCGTTGGCTATCGAGAGTTTTTTAGATATTTTGAAGGAGAAATAGAATTGGATTTTGCTATTGAGGAAGTTAAAAAGAATACACGTAGGTTTGCCAAAAGACAATTAACTTGGTTTAAAAAAGACCAAAAAATAAAATGGTTTGCACCTCATGAGAAAGAAGAAATTTTACACTATATAAAGGGTAAATAA
- the DPO3E|dnaQ gene encoding DNA-directed DNA polymerase (KEGG: bal:BACI_c35570 DNA polymerase III subunit epsilon) codes for MYSILHIESVKNIDEEKILSIALFRYENNEVLDQLVSILNPETLVSDECEVRLGLSNKRLRKAPKFYEIAKRVLEIIEGTILICFDKKNQSFILKKEFERLGYPLDLEIFDLKYEFTKMNIFSKNVTLAIACKEFGIPFTRDFSNKLNGLALVKLFKIIKEKDIEKQLNQRKEIFSIEDQNLFKIQRDLPHEVGVFYIHNKKGEIIFLEKSMNVHNSVNQLFTSQSMLSENIRNHTDYITFDITGSELIASIKTQIETEKIIPLLNKKRPIEKECNVLFDESISFLITDKGRVVGEESFVFIKKGAIIGYGYYDLNIQVNTLNKVEKLVTKINETKEIRTLVRSFIKEKKYLEIIDL; via the coding sequence ATGTATTCCATACTTCATATAGAGTCTGTGAAAAATATAGATGAAGAAAAAATTCTTTCTATAGCACTTTTTCGTTATGAAAATAATGAAGTCTTGGATCAATTAGTCAGTATTTTAAATCCTGAAACCCTTGTTTCTGATGAATGCGAAGTGAGATTAGGTTTATCTAATAAAAGGTTACGAAAAGCTCCAAAGTTTTATGAAATTGCTAAACGAGTCCTTGAAATTATTGAGGGAACTATTTTAATATGCTTTGATAAAAAAAATCAGTCTTTTATTTTAAAAAAAGAATTTGAAAGATTAGGATACCCTCTTGATTTAGAAATATTTGATTTAAAATATGAATTCACAAAAATGAATATTTTTTCTAAAAACGTAACTCTAGCTATTGCATGCAAAGAATTTGGGATTCCTTTCACACGTGATTTTTCAAACAAATTAAATGGATTAGCTTTAGTTAAATTATTTAAAATTATAAAAGAAAAAGATATTGAGAAACAATTAAATCAACGAAAAGAAATATTTTCAATAGAAGATCAAAATTTATTTAAAATACAACGTGATTTACCTCATGAAGTGGGTGTTTTTTATATTCATAACAAAAAGGGTGAAATTATTTTTTTAGAAAAATCAATGAATGTTCATAATAGTGTTAACCAACTATTTACTTCTCAAAGTATGCTATCAGAAAATATTCGAAATCATACTGATTATATAACATTTGATATAACTGGCAGTGAATTAATTGCCTCAATTAAAACACAAATAGAAACTGAAAAGATAATACCTTTATTAAATAAGAAACGTCCAATTGAAAAAGAGTGTAATGTTCTTTTTGATGAATCAATTTCTTTTTTAATTACAGATAAGGGACGTGTAGTTGGAGAAGAAAGTTTTGTTTTTATAAAAAAAGGAGCCATTATAGGTTATGGTTATTATGATTTAAATATTCAGGTAAATACCTTAAACAAAGTAGAAAAATTGGTAACAAAAATTAATGAAACAAAAGAAATTCGTACTTTAGTTCGTTCTTTTATTAAAGAAAAAAAATACTTAGAAATTATTGATTTATGA
- a CDS encoding saccharopine dehydrogenase (NAD(+), L-glutamate-forming) (Belongs to the saccharopine dehydrogenase family.; KEGG: gfo:GFO_0103 saccharopine dehydrogenase (NAD+, L-glutamate forming)) has protein sequence MRKVLIIGAGRSSSSLIQYLLNQSEVEKLQIIVGDFSLENAQNKVQDHPNGKAIFLDVFDKENREEAIQDSDIVISMLPARFHIEVAKDCVTYGKNMVTASYISDEMKALDQEVQSKGLIFMNEIGLDPGIDHMSAMKILDEIRERDGKMLLFESFTGGLVAPESDTNLWNYKFTWNPRNVVLAGQGGCAKFIQEGKYKYIPYHKLFRRTEILEIEGHGKFEGYANRDSLKYRSVYGLDMIPTLYRGTIRKVGFSRAWNVFVQLGMTDDTYVLENSENMSYRDFINSFLGYNPNDSVELKLRSYLKIDQDDTLWEKLEELDLFNADKKVGLKDATPAQILQKILTDKWSLEPDDKDMIVMLHKFGYELNGKQFQIESSMVIEGDDQTYTAMAKTVGLPVAIAALQILNKKITTPGVQLPINKEVYGPILKELENHGILFREKNVPYLGYNPEGVRG, from the coding sequence ATGAGAAAAGTACTTATCATAGGCGCTGGTCGCTCTTCATCATCTTTAATTCAATATTTACTTAATCAATCAGAAGTAGAAAAATTACAAATCATTGTAGGAGACTTCTCTTTAGAGAATGCACAAAACAAAGTTCAAGATCATCCTAATGGAAAAGCTATTTTTTTAGATGTTTTTGATAAAGAAAATAGGGAAGAAGCTATACAAGATTCTGATATTGTGATTTCTATGCTTCCTGCACGTTTTCATATTGAAGTTGCGAAAGATTGTGTGACTTATGGTAAGAATATGGTCACGGCTTCTTATATTTCTGATGAAATGAAGGCTTTAGATCAAGAAGTACAGTCAAAAGGCTTAATTTTTATGAATGAGATCGGTTTAGACCCTGGTATTGATCATATGAGTGCTATGAAAATCTTAGATGAAATTCGTGAAAGAGATGGGAAAATGCTATTATTTGAATCTTTCACAGGAGGATTGGTAGCTCCTGAAAGTGATACCAATCTTTGGAATTATAAATTCACCTGGAATCCACGAAATGTTGTATTAGCAGGGCAAGGAGGGTGTGCTAAATTTATTCAAGAAGGAAAATATAAATACATTCCCTACCACAAACTATTCCGAAGAACTGAAATTTTAGAAATTGAAGGACATGGTAAATTTGAAGGTTACGCAAACCGAGATTCATTAAAATATCGTTCTGTATATGGTTTAGATATGATTCCTACTTTATATAGAGGAACCATTCGTAAAGTAGGATTTTCAAGAGCTTGGAACGTTTTTGTTCAATTAGGTATGACAGATGATACTTATGTTTTAGAAAATTCTGAAAATATGAGTTATCGAGATTTTATCAATTCTTTTTTAGGGTACAATCCTAATGATTCAGTAGAATTAAAATTACGTTCCTATTTGAAAATAGATCAAGATGATACCTTGTGGGAAAAATTAGAAGAACTGGATTTATTTAATGCTGATAAAAAAGTAGGTTTAAAAGATGCTACACCTGCACAAATTTTACAAAAAATACTTACAGATAAATGGTCTCTAGAACCTGATGATAAAGATATGATCGTAATGCTTCATAAATTTGGATATGAATTAAATGGAAAACAATTCCAAATTGAATCCAGTATGGTGATAGAAGGTGATGATCAAACGTATACAGCTATGGCTAAAACAGTTGGATTACCTGTAGCCATTGCAGCTTTACAAATTCTTAATAAAAAAATCACCACACCTGGTGTACAATTACCTATTAACAAAGAAGTTTATGGCCCTATCTTAAAAGAGTTAGAAAACCATGGTATTTTGTTTAGAGAAAAAAATGTGCCTTATTTAGGTTATAATCCCGAAGGAGTAAGAGGTTAA
- the gyrB gene encoding DNA topoisomerase (ATP-hydrolyzing) (Topoisomerase IV is essential for chromosome segregation. It relaxes supercoiled DNA. Performs the decatenation events required during the replication of a circular DNA molecule; Belongs to the type II topoisomerase family. ParE type 2 subfamily; Contains 1 Toprim domain.; KEGG: dsf:UWK_01089 DNA gyrase subunit B) — protein MSEQQNNYSADSIQALEGIEHVRMRPSMYIGDVGVRGLHHLVYEVVDNSIDEAMAGYCDTIGVIINEDNSITVNDNGRGIPVGMHKKEGVSALEVVMTKIGAGGKFDKDSYKVSGGLHGVGVSCVNALSNDLKATVYREGKIWQQEYKRGKAEYPVKTIGDSDKNGTEVTFWPDDTIFTQTTEYNYDTLASRMRELAFLNKGITISITDKRRKDEEGNFIMETFQSDEGLKEFVRFLDETREPLIEEVVHFEGEKNGVPVEVALLYNTSYSENIHSYVNNINTHEGGTHLSGFRRGLTHTLKKYADNSGMLDKLKFDIAGDDFREGLTAIVSVKVSEPQFEGQTKTKLGNREVSASVSQAVSEMLTDYLEEHPDDAKTIVQKVILAAQARHAAAKAREMVQRKSPMVGGGLPGKLADCASSDPEICELFLVEGDSAGGTAKQGREREYQAILPLRGKILNVEKAMQHKVFENEEIRNIFTALGVTIGTEEDSKALNLEKLRYKKIVIMCDADVDGSHISTLILTFFFRYMRELVEAGHVYIAQPPLYLVKKGSKQVYAWSDEQRDQIVNELTNGEGKGASIQRYKGLGEMNADQLWETTLNPEHRTLRRVVIDSGTEADRVFSMLMGDEVPPRREFIEKNAIYANIDI, from the coding sequence ATGAGTGAACAACAAAATAATTATTCAGCAGATAGTATTCAAGCTCTAGAAGGGATTGAACATGTGAGAATGCGTCCCTCGATGTATATTGGAGATGTAGGAGTAAGAGGTTTACATCATCTTGTATATGAGGTGGTTGACAACTCTATTGATGAGGCTATGGCGGGTTATTGCGATACTATTGGAGTTATTATTAATGAGGATAATTCCATTACCGTAAACGATAATGGACGTGGTATCCCTGTAGGAATGCATAAAAAAGAAGGTGTTTCCGCTTTAGAAGTGGTTATGACTAAAATTGGTGCAGGAGGTAAATTTGATAAAGATTCTTATAAAGTTTCAGGAGGGCTTCACGGTGTTGGAGTTTCTTGTGTAAACGCTTTATCAAATGACTTAAAAGCTACAGTTTATCGTGAAGGTAAAATTTGGCAACAAGAATATAAAAGAGGAAAGGCAGAATACCCTGTAAAAACAATTGGTGATTCTGATAAAAACGGTACCGAAGTAACATTCTGGCCAGATGATACTATTTTTACGCAAACGACAGAATATAATTATGATACGTTAGCTTCTCGTATGCGAGAATTAGCTTTCTTAAATAAGGGAATTACCATTTCTATTACCGATAAACGTCGTAAAGATGAGGAAGGTAATTTTATCATGGAGACTTTTCAATCAGATGAAGGTTTAAAAGAGTTTGTTCGTTTTTTAGATGAAACCCGTGAACCTTTAATTGAAGAAGTAGTTCATTTTGAAGGAGAAAAAAATGGTGTTCCAGTAGAAGTAGCTTTGTTATATAATACTTCTTACTCAGAAAATATTCATTCGTATGTGAATAATATTAATACACATGAAGGAGGAACTCATTTATCAGGTTTCCGTCGTGGATTAACGCATACATTAAAAAAATATGCAGACAACTCAGGAATGTTAGACAAACTAAAGTTTGACATTGCAGGAGATGATTTCCGCGAAGGATTAACGGCTATTGTTTCTGTAAAAGTTTCGGAACCTCAATTTGAAGGACAAACTAAAACAAAATTAGGTAATCGTGAAGTTTCAGCATCTGTTTCTCAAGCAGTTTCCGAAATGTTAACGGATTATTTAGAAGAACATCCTGATGATGCAAAAACCATTGTACAAAAAGTAATTTTAGCTGCTCAAGCTCGTCATGCTGCTGCTAAAGCTCGTGAAATGGTACAACGTAAATCTCCAATGGTTGGAGGAGGTTTACCAGGTAAACTAGCAGATTGCGCTTCTTCAGATCCTGAAATTTGTGAATTATTTCTTGTAGAGGGAGATTCTGCAGGAGGTACTGCAAAACAAGGTCGTGAACGTGAGTATCAGGCTATTCTACCATTGAGAGGTAAAATTTTAAACGTTGAAAAAGCAATGCAACATAAAGTATTTGAAAACGAAGAAATTCGAAATATTTTTACTGCATTAGGAGTAACAATTGGTACTGAAGAAGATAGTAAGGCATTAAATTTAGAAAAATTACGTTACAAAAAAATTGTCATCATGTGTGATGCCGATGTAGATGGAAGTCATATTTCTACCTTAATTCTAACATTCTTTTTCCGTTATATGCGTGAACTAGTTGAAGCTGGACACGTATACATAGCTCAACCTCCTTTATACTTAGTTAAAAAAGGATCTAAACAGGTATATGCATGGAGTGATGAACAACGTGACCAAATTGTAAATGAATTAACTAATGGCGAAGGAAAAGGAGCTAGTATTCAACGATATAAAGGTCTTGGAGAAATGAATGCTGACCAATTATGGGAAACGACTTTAAATCCAGAACATCGTACACTTCGCCGAGTAGTAATTGATAGTGGAACTGAAGCAGATCGTGTATTTTCTATGTTGATGGGAGACGAAGTACCTCCTCGTAGAGAATTCATTGAGAAAAATGCAATTTATGCCAATATTGATATTTAA
- a CDS encoding sodium-dependent phosphate transport protein 2A (May be involved in actively transporting phosphate into cells via Na(+) cotransport in the renal brush border membrane. Probably mediates 70-80% of the apical influx. Belongs to the SLC34A transporter family.), with product MEILTILNILGVLALFIFGMKLLNIGMQNAISKNNFRKKINRFVKNDFIAFFTGLFTTAISQSSTAVSVLTISLADARLVNLRQSIGVIIGANIGTTITAWIIVFFGLKYNILILYLPLLLIGVPIYFLRRGLSRNWGLSIIGLGLIFLSINLLKENITDSFFVEWITHNDNESLRNIILYLVIGIFITAIVQSSSIVTALAIIMASQGEFSVMLASALILGANIGTTITGQIAASIGNIHAKRVAGFHTLFNLIGVLVFLPFLGYISSYINKITPNEEFYIATFHTIFNIVTGIFFFLLIPRVVLIIKRYTKQHTKQTLEELHYIDASMSISSSIHIIKAYKEATKFASIIIKTVKALDSLITESDEEKFENGVQRIIKLEKKGDQLEDTIRIYLDQLIESDLSPSGVRKLKQLSDIIHNLENVGDLSLKLAYLQRERKAKNAYFKPELRKNIIEIQDLVNSATKLVIQNINEEEQENIELKDAEKIEEQINECYKASLKEFYTRLEEGKVNTISAVYYKEIIELYEDIGDFLFKVTKALVR from the coding sequence ATGGAGATTCTGACAATTTTGAATATTTTAGGTGTACTAGCACTTTTTATATTTGGTATGAAGTTACTGAATATAGGAATGCAAAATGCTATTAGTAAAAATAACTTCAGAAAAAAAATAAACCGTTTTGTAAAAAATGACTTTATCGCCTTTTTTACAGGGCTTTTTACCACAGCTATATCTCAATCATCTACAGCTGTTTCTGTTTTAACCATTAGTTTAGCTGATGCACGTTTGGTAAATCTTAGACAATCAATAGGTGTTATTATTGGGGCTAATATTGGAACAACTATTACAGCATGGATTATTGTATTTTTTGGATTAAAATACAACATTTTGATTTTGTATTTACCATTACTATTAATAGGAGTACCTATTTATTTTTTGAGAAGAGGTTTATCTAGAAATTGGGGCTTATCGATTATAGGATTAGGACTTATTTTCTTATCCATTAATTTATTAAAAGAAAATATTACCGATTCCTTTTTTGTAGAATGGATAACACATAATGATAATGAATCGTTACGCAATATTATATTGTATTTAGTAATAGGTATTTTCATAACCGCTATAGTTCAATCATCATCTATTGTTACTGCATTAGCAATTATAATGGCTTCACAAGGAGAGTTTTCCGTTATGCTTGCCTCTGCGTTGATCCTAGGAGCGAATATAGGAACAACTATTACAGGACAAATAGCTGCTTCCATTGGAAATATTCATGCAAAAAGAGTAGCAGGCTTTCATACGTTATTTAATTTAATAGGTGTTTTAGTTTTTTTACCTTTTTTAGGCTATATATCCAGCTATATCAATAAAATAACACCTAATGAAGAGTTTTATATTGCAACATTTCATACTATATTTAATATCGTTACGGGTATCTTTTTCTTTTTACTTATTCCAAGGGTTGTATTGATAATTAAAAGATACACAAAGCAACATACAAAACAAACTTTAGAAGAGTTACATTATATTGATGCTTCGATGTCTATAAGCTCTTCCATACATATTATAAAAGCATATAAAGAAGCTACCAAATTTGCCTCAATTATTATAAAAACGGTAAAAGCTTTAGATAGTTTAATTACAGAATCAGATGAAGAAAAATTTGAAAATGGAGTCCAACGAATTATCAAATTAGAGAAAAAAGGAGATCAGTTAGAAGATACTATACGAATTTATTTAGATCAATTAATTGAAAGTGATTTATCACCGTCAGGAGTGCGTAAATTAAAACAACTATCTGATATTATACATAATTTAGAAAATGTAGGTGATTTATCATTAAAATTAGCTTATTTACAACGAGAACGCAAGGCTAAAAATGCTTATTTTAAACCTGAATTACGTAAAAATATTATTGAAATTCAAGATTTAGTAAATTCAGCTACCAAATTGGTTATTCAGAATATCAATGAAGAAGAACAAGAAAATATAGAGCTTAAAGACGCTGAAAAAATAGAAGAACAAATTAACGAATGTTATAAAGCTTCTTTAAAAGAATTCTACACTCGATTAGAAGAGGGAAAAGTAAACACTATTTCGGCTGTTTATTATAAAGAAATTATAGAGCTATACGAAGACATAGGTGATTTCTTATTCAAAGTGACTAAAGCCTTAGTACGATAA